Proteins encoded in a region of the Sphingopyxis sp. OAS728 genome:
- a CDS encoding PepSY-associated TM helix domain-containing protein: protein MKNGFRQSMAWLHTWTGLLLGWLLFAIFVTGTSSYFQEEITAWMTPEVRSVPADGPTSFAAAANWLEREAPGASEWSVYSAGKRAAGLQLCWVNGPDAPADAPTDARLDGAGRKAEARETGGGDFLYRFHYNLHYINWYWGRWIVGIAAMAMLVAIFSGIVTHKKIIADFFLLRFGKGQRSWLDAHNVSSVLFLPFILMITYTGLVSLATHYMPWGIAANYADEQKFFDATFPWPAPAEKTGPAPLTAVAPLVERAERTWGAGAGSIRILNPGDRTAQVIVSTAPDANMSVRPRSLTFDGVTGKLLSAHNPSGAATATEGTMIGLHAGRFASSVLRTLYFLSGLAGCIMVATGLILWTVKRRAKLADPERPHFGFRLVEKLNIGAIAGLPFAMAVYFLANRLLPVEGAGRSDREIAAFFIAWGAVFVWAAARPSRRAWAEALAAVAMSFALVPVINALTTDRALVASLIAGDWVFAGFDTAMLLIATGFGWAASKVLRRSASPRTTRGKRPARTASAEAA from the coding sequence GTGAAGAACGGCTTTCGTCAGTCGATGGCGTGGCTTCACACCTGGACGGGTCTGCTGCTCGGCTGGCTGCTGTTCGCGATCTTCGTCACCGGCACCTCTTCCTATTTCCAGGAAGAGATTACCGCGTGGATGACACCCGAGGTGCGCAGCGTTCCGGCGGATGGTCCTACCAGTTTTGCGGCGGCCGCAAACTGGCTCGAGCGCGAAGCGCCGGGTGCCAGCGAATGGTCGGTCTATTCGGCGGGCAAGCGCGCCGCAGGCCTGCAACTTTGCTGGGTCAATGGTCCCGATGCGCCGGCAGACGCGCCGACCGATGCGCGCCTCGACGGCGCGGGGCGGAAGGCCGAAGCCCGCGAAACGGGAGGCGGGGATTTCCTCTACCGCTTCCACTACAACCTTCATTACATCAACTGGTACTGGGGGCGCTGGATCGTCGGGATTGCCGCGATGGCGATGCTCGTCGCGATTTTCTCGGGCATCGTCACGCACAAGAAGATCATCGCCGACTTCTTCCTGCTTCGGTTCGGCAAGGGGCAGCGGAGCTGGCTTGATGCGCATAATGTATCGAGCGTGCTGTTCCTGCCTTTCATCCTGATGATCACCTATACGGGGCTGGTGAGCCTCGCGACGCATTATATGCCGTGGGGTATTGCCGCCAATTATGCCGACGAACAGAAATTCTTCGACGCGACCTTCCCTTGGCCGGCGCCGGCCGAAAAGACGGGGCCAGCGCCGCTGACCGCCGTGGCGCCGCTGGTCGAGCGCGCCGAGCGGACATGGGGAGCGGGCGCCGGAAGCATCCGTATTCTCAACCCGGGCGACCGGACGGCGCAGGTCATCGTATCGACCGCGCCCGACGCCAACATGTCGGTCCGGCCGCGGTCGCTGACGTTCGACGGGGTGACCGGGAAGCTGCTTTCGGCGCACAATCCGTCGGGCGCCGCGACTGCGACTGAAGGCACGATGATCGGGCTGCATGCAGGCCGCTTCGCCAGCAGCGTGCTGCGCACCCTCTATTTCCTCTCGGGCCTTGCCGGCTGCATCATGGTGGCCACGGGCCTGATCCTGTGGACGGTGAAGCGCCGCGCCAAGCTCGCCGACCCTGAGCGGCCGCACTTCGGGTTTCGCCTCGTCGAGAAGCTCAACATCGGCGCGATCGCCGGGTTGCCCTTTGCGATGGCGGTCTATTTCCTCGCCAACCGCCTTTTGCCCGTCGAGGGGGCGGGGCGAAGCGACCGCGAGATCGCGGCCTTTTTCATCGCGTGGGGCGCCGTGTTCGTCTGGGCAGCGGCGCGCCCTTCACGGCGCGCCTGGGCCGAGGCTCTCGCCGCGGTGGCCATGTCCTTTGCGCTCGTCCCGGTGATCAACGCGCTTACGACCGACCGCGCGCTGGTTGCCAGCCTGATCGCCGGCGACTGGGTCTTTGCAGGCTTCGACACGGCAATGCTGCTGATCGCGACCGGCTTTGGCTGGGCCGCTTCGAAAGTGCTGCGTCGATCGGCAAGCCCAAGGACGACGAGGGGCAAGCGGCCGGCCAGAACGGCGTCAGCGGAGGCCGCGTGA
- a CDS encoding DUF3325 domain-containing protein, whose amino-acid sequence MIHFLLLILATAGFGLLCLSRERHQRDLIGRKLPTRTGHYARWGGVAILAIAFLVAGIRLGWGVGTLEWLGVASVGAILTTAVLSRRSGRISSPR is encoded by the coding sequence GTGATCCACTTCCTTCTTCTGATCCTCGCGACTGCGGGCTTCGGCCTGCTGTGCCTATCGCGCGAGCGGCACCAGCGCGACCTTATCGGCCGCAAGCTCCCGACGCGAACCGGGCATTATGCGCGGTGGGGCGGGGTCGCGATCCTCGCCATTGCCTTCCTGGTTGCGGGCATTCGCCTGGGATGGGGCGTCGGCACGCTCGAGTGGCTGGGTGTGGCGAGCGTGGGTGCCATCCTCACGACGGCGGTCCTTTCACGCCGGTCGGGGCGGATTTCGTCGCCGCGCTGA
- a CDS encoding TonB-dependent receptor plug domain-containing protein, translating to MRDMGRIRRPLGRKGPLGAAMTALALVHGAPALAQETTIAQDSAEAAPSEQIVVTGSRVTRDGFEAPTPVMVLTQEDIQNTSPTNNLADFVNQMPALAGSIRPSNSRLELSNGIAGINALNLRSLGTVRTLVLIDGRRSVGSTANGVVDINTIPQSLVERVEVVTGGASAAYGSDAVAGVTNFILKKDFSGLKLSGDVGVTDEGDGFNYSADIAAGFKFADGRGRLIVAGEIAHSDGIFEVDRDWNHTGFVRIQNPAWTANSTVPRYLLRTQVGAANSTPGGLITGSAGGTANRLCGTYFGQGGSINQYQYGALTFPSPACSSTPSLTQGGDWQVNDSGRRIGLSPEEDRYGLFGRLSFEVSDGVTLFAEASYNRQKTLFNAGPNLMTGLTLNATGCGAAATAAAAPTTCNAFLYNTFGPAALTGLTSATLATTAVDLPGRGSNNERKVQRYLIGAEGSFEAFGKSASWDVYAQYGRAELHEQLTDIQQTVKRNNALAAVFAPAGNPNNLPVGSIQCLINVNASAADDDPACRPLNLLGIGVADPAAIDYILGDPYRDQTLEQTVVGANLSLTPFATWAGDVSIAIGAEYRKEEIDGFVPDEFQPIFNPATGASTSNWSVGNYRPSKGSYNVKEAYLETVVPLGFGLEFNGAVRATDYSTSGYVTTWKLGATWQPIDDIRLRATRSRDIRAPNLNELYQAGTANTSTVTNPFFPGVGPGTGTYGASLSYLGTITGNLNLSPEKADSWNVGAVFSPRFLPGFTASVDYFDVKVKDAIDSLSADDIVNRCFEGLADFCAAITPDPANPSRVLIARQPVNFSSLVMRGLDLEASYRMPLAGGSFTLRGLATRYIDNIVTTGVPGFVPLNSVGTLGVGTGTQSITPKWIYRFTAAYDTDDFSLTATARGVSDGRYDATGVECGTTCPISTNQFPTYEDNSIDGATYVDLNATFKFDAMSKGDAEFFVNVTNVFDSNPILLPETGLAANSTYSDLLGRSFRVGVRFKTK from the coding sequence ATGCGTGATATGGGACGAATCCGTCGGCCGCTGGGCCGCAAAGGCCCGCTCGGCGCGGCGATGACCGCATTGGCGCTGGTGCACGGAGCGCCTGCACTGGCGCAGGAAACGACGATCGCCCAGGACAGCGCCGAAGCGGCGCCGAGCGAACAGATCGTCGTCACCGGCTCGCGCGTCACGCGCGACGGCTTCGAGGCGCCAACGCCGGTGATGGTGCTGACGCAGGAAGATATCCAGAACACCTCGCCGACCAACAACCTCGCGGACTTCGTCAACCAGATGCCGGCCCTCGCGGGGTCCATCCGTCCGTCGAACTCGCGCCTCGAACTCAGCAACGGCATCGCCGGCATCAACGCGCTCAATCTGCGCAGCCTCGGCACCGTCCGCACGCTGGTGCTGATCGACGGTCGGCGGTCGGTGGGTTCGACTGCCAACGGCGTGGTCGACATCAACACGATCCCGCAGTCGCTGGTGGAACGCGTCGAAGTGGTCACGGGCGGCGCTTCGGCCGCCTATGGTTCCGACGCGGTGGCGGGGGTGACCAACTTCATCCTGAAAAAGGACTTCAGCGGGCTGAAGCTGTCCGGCGATGTCGGCGTGACCGACGAGGGCGACGGCTTCAACTACTCGGCAGACATTGCCGCCGGCTTCAAGTTCGCCGATGGTCGCGGCCGCCTGATCGTGGCGGGCGAGATCGCCCACTCCGACGGCATCTTCGAGGTCGATCGCGACTGGAACCACACCGGCTTCGTCCGCATCCAGAATCCGGCCTGGACGGCCAACAGCACCGTGCCGCGGTACCTGCTCCGAACCCAGGTCGGCGCGGCGAACTCGACGCCGGGCGGCCTCATCACGGGTTCGGCCGGAGGCACGGCAAATCGCCTGTGCGGAACCTATTTCGGGCAGGGCGGGTCGATCAACCAGTACCAGTACGGCGCCCTGACCTTTCCTTCGCCCGCCTGCTCGTCCACCCCGTCGTTGACGCAAGGCGGCGACTGGCAGGTCAATGATTCCGGCCGCCGCATCGGCCTCAGCCCCGAAGAAGACCGCTATGGCCTCTTCGGCCGGCTGAGCTTCGAGGTCAGCGACGGGGTCACGCTTTTCGCCGAAGCCTCGTACAATCGGCAGAAAACGTTGTTCAACGCGGGTCCGAACCTGATGACCGGCCTCACGCTGAACGCGACCGGTTGCGGCGCGGCGGCGACCGCGGCGGCGGCTCCGACAACCTGCAACGCTTTCCTATACAACACGTTCGGGCCAGCGGCGCTGACGGGCCTGACCAGCGCTACACTGGCGACGACGGCCGTCGACTTGCCCGGTCGCGGCTCGAACAACGAGCGCAAGGTGCAGCGCTATTTGATCGGTGCAGAGGGTAGTTTCGAGGCTTTCGGAAAGTCGGCGAGCTGGGACGTCTATGCCCAGTACGGCCGCGCCGAGTTGCACGAGCAGCTGACCGATATCCAGCAAACGGTGAAGAGAAACAATGCGCTCGCCGCCGTGTTCGCGCCGGCCGGCAATCCGAACAATCTGCCGGTCGGTTCGATCCAGTGCCTGATCAACGTCAACGCCAGCGCGGCGGATGACGATCCCGCCTGCCGCCCGCTCAACCTGCTGGGCATCGGCGTCGCAGATCCGGCCGCGATCGATTATATCCTCGGCGATCCATACCGCGATCAGACGCTCGAACAGACCGTCGTTGGCGCCAATCTGTCGCTCACGCCTTTCGCGACCTGGGCGGGCGACGTCAGCATCGCGATCGGCGCCGAGTATCGCAAAGAGGAGATCGACGGGTTCGTGCCCGACGAGTTCCAACCCATCTTCAACCCGGCCACCGGCGCATCGACCAGCAATTGGTCGGTCGGCAACTACCGCCCCAGCAAGGGCAGCTACAACGTCAAGGAGGCCTATCTCGAAACGGTCGTGCCGCTGGGCTTTGGGCTCGAGTTCAACGGGGCGGTGCGCGCCACCGACTATTCGACCTCGGGCTATGTCACGACATGGAAGCTGGGTGCGACCTGGCAGCCGATCGACGATATTCGCCTGCGCGCCACGCGTTCGCGCGACATTCGCGCGCCCAACCTCAACGAGCTGTATCAGGCGGGTACTGCCAACACCTCGACCGTCACCAACCCGTTCTTCCCGGGAGTGGGGCCAGGGACCGGCACCTATGGCGCCAGCCTTTCCTACCTGGGCACGATCACGGGCAATCTCAACCTGAGCCCGGAAAAGGCGGATTCGTGGAACGTCGGCGCAGTGTTCTCGCCCCGCTTCCTTCCGGGGTTCACGGCGTCGGTCGACTATTTTGACGTCAAGGTGAAAGACGCAATCGACAGCCTCAGCGCGGATGACATCGTCAACCGCTGTTTCGAGGGGCTGGCGGACTTCTGCGCGGCGATCACGCCCGACCCGGCCAATCCCTCGCGCGTCCTGATCGCCCGCCAGCCGGTCAATTTCTCCAGCCTCGTGATGCGCGGTCTCGACCTGGAAGCGTCGTATCGGATGCCGCTCGCGGGGGGCAGCTTCACGCTGCGCGGCCTCGCCACGCGCTATATCGACAATATCGTCACAACGGGCGTGCCCGGCTTCGTGCCGCTCAACTCGGTCGGGACGCTGGGCGTCGGCACCGGCACGCAATCGATCACGCCGAAGTGGATCTACCGCTTCACCGCGGCCTACGACACCGACGATTTCTCGCTGACAGCGACGGCGCGCGGTGTGAGCGACGGCAGGTACGATGCTACGGGCGTCGAGTGCGGGACCACCTGCCCGATCTCGACCAACCAGTTCCCGACCTATGAGGACAACAGCATCGACGGCGCGACCTACGTCGACCTCAACGCGACGTTCAAGTTCGACGCGATGAGCAAGGGCGACGCCGAATTTTTCGTCAACGTCACCAATGTGTTCGACTCCAATCCGATCCTGCTGCCCGAAACCGGCCTCGCCGCGAACAGCACTTATTCGGACCTGTTGGGCCGTTCATTTCGCGTCGGTGTCCGCTTCAAGACAAAGTGA
- a CDS encoding penicillin acylase family protein, protein MIQRRAFLLASVALAGMPGSLLANPRVKGAARSVKLNGARAPVEVVEDELGVPHVRAASLHDAFFGQGYLVARDRLFQIDMEHRRDMGRMAEAFGPRFVAADRAARLFLYRGDIDAELAALPPGVLECAQGYVAGVNARIEELAADPAQLPLEYGILGISPLRWDIADLVRNRGISMGDADDEVRRAQLQARGLLDVDQLMIPLRPAWSFTVPKGLDVAAVSDADLGVLDPANRPMDFDPVQEASLDAEGRWGDRFALGSNAWTIAPSRSATGRPILANDPHLGIGRASPRHMCHLSAPGLDVIGAGAPGLPGIMQGHTDRFAFGRTNFHIDQTDLFILRTKEGDPGRYWHKGQWKAFETFEDEIAVKGEPPERVTLRYAAGRPIVSQDAARNRAVAFATVSMLPGANQRFAIIAINLSKDWASLRQAFKLHVSPTNHHYADIDGNTGWQTIGFTPRRPKHDGLLPAPGDGDFDWTGILPVEDMPHVYNPREGWFASANQMNLPADYPYRERIISFSWSDPFRYNRIAEVLRAQPKHRIEDSIALQHDVQSLPARALLKLLPANVSAEAAPAAALLRRWDCGIEADSAAALLYEMVMPALSTDFYDRIMPAAARDLIPSVNLSEMLRILASPDKRLGDDPAVARDAIIDRALAAGWKKAVEVGGADPARWKWGDLHRVTIAHSLASSPAIAAAFPKIDGGRSGGDGTTPMARGFNPKRGFNVTHGASYLFVADVGAWDNSRFLLLPGQSADPRSPRYRDFYPYWLAGAMQPLWFSEAAVDRHAAERLTLTPAAD, encoded by the coding sequence TTGATCCAGCGCCGTGCGTTTCTGCTCGCTTCGGTTGCGCTTGCCGGGATGCCCGGCAGCCTTTTGGCGAACCCCCGCGTCAAGGGCGCGGCGCGCAGCGTCAAGCTTAACGGAGCGCGCGCGCCGGTCGAGGTCGTCGAGGACGAACTCGGCGTGCCGCACGTCCGCGCCGCCTCGCTCCACGACGCTTTCTTCGGGCAGGGCTATCTCGTCGCGCGCGACCGGCTGTTCCAGATCGACATGGAGCATCGCCGCGACATGGGGCGGATGGCCGAGGCCTTCGGTCCGCGTTTCGTCGCCGCCGACAGGGCGGCGCGGCTCTTCCTCTATCGCGGCGATATCGATGCCGAACTCGCGGCGCTGCCGCCCGGTGTGCTCGAATGCGCACAGGGCTATGTCGCCGGTGTCAACGCGCGGATCGAGGAGCTGGCCGCCGATCCGGCGCAGCTGCCGCTCGAATATGGCATCCTCGGGATCAGCCCGCTGCGCTGGGACATCGCCGACCTTGTGCGCAATCGCGGGATCAGCATGGGCGACGCCGACGACGAGGTGCGGCGCGCGCAGCTCCAGGCGCGCGGCCTGCTTGACGTCGACCAGCTGATGATACCGCTCCGCCCCGCCTGGTCCTTCACTGTGCCCAAGGGCCTCGACGTCGCGGCGGTGAGCGACGCGGATCTTGGCGTCCTTGATCCGGCGAACCGGCCGATGGATTTCGATCCGGTGCAGGAGGCTTCGCTCGACGCCGAGGGCCGATGGGGCGACCGCTTCGCGCTCGGCAGCAACGCGTGGACAATCGCACCGTCGCGCAGCGCGACGGGCCGGCCGATCCTCGCCAACGATCCGCACCTCGGCATCGGCCGCGCCAGTCCGCGGCATATGTGCCACCTGTCGGCACCGGGGCTCGACGTCATCGGCGCGGGCGCGCCGGGACTCCCCGGGATCATGCAGGGCCACACCGACCGCTTCGCCTTCGGTCGTACCAATTTCCATATCGACCAGACCGACCTCTTCATCCTGCGCACGAAAGAAGGCGATCCGGGCCGCTATTGGCACAAGGGCCAATGGAAGGCGTTCGAGACGTTCGAGGACGAGATCGCCGTCAAGGGCGAACCGCCCGAGCGCGTGACGTTGCGCTATGCCGCGGGCCGCCCGATCGTGTCGCAGGATGCGGCGAGAAACCGAGCGGTCGCCTTTGCCACGGTCAGCATGCTGCCGGGCGCGAACCAGCGGTTCGCGATCATCGCGATCAATCTGTCAAAGGACTGGGCGTCGTTGCGGCAGGCGTTCAAGCTGCACGTGTCGCCGACCAATCACCATTATGCCGACATCGACGGCAACACCGGCTGGCAGACGATCGGCTTCACCCCGCGCCGGCCGAAGCATGACGGGCTGCTCCCCGCGCCGGGCGATGGCGATTTCGACTGGACGGGCATCCTGCCGGTCGAGGATATGCCCCACGTCTATAACCCGCGCGAAGGCTGGTTCGCCTCGGCGAACCAGATGAACCTGCCGGCGGACTATCCGTATCGCGAGCGGATCATCAGTTTCAGCTGGAGCGATCCCTTCCGCTACAACCGCATCGCCGAGGTGCTGCGCGCCCAGCCAAAGCACCGGATCGAGGACAGCATCGCGCTCCAGCACGATGTCCAGTCGCTCCCCGCGCGCGCCCTGCTGAAACTGCTTCCCGCCAATGTGTCGGCGGAAGCCGCGCCAGCCGCGGCCCTGCTCCGGCGTTGGGATTGCGGGATCGAGGCCGATAGCGCCGCCGCGCTGCTTTATGAAATGGTGATGCCGGCGCTGTCGACGGACTTCTACGACCGGATCATGCCTGCCGCGGCGCGCGATCTGATCCCGTCGGTCAATCTGTCGGAAATGCTCCGCATCCTTGCGTCGCCCGACAAGCGTCTGGGCGACGATCCTGCCGTGGCGCGCGATGCGATCATCGACCGCGCGCTGGCGGCGGGCTGGAAAAAGGCGGTCGAAGTCGGCGGCGCTGACCCGGCGCGCTGGAAGTGGGGCGACCTGCACCGCGTCACGATCGCGCATTCGCTGGCATCGAGCCCTGCGATCGCGGCTGCCTTTCCCAAGATCGACGGCGGCCGGTCGGGCGGCGACGGGACGACGCCGATGGCGCGCGGTTTCAACCCCAAGCGCGGGTTCAACGTGACGCATGGCGCGAGCTATTTGTTCGTCGCCGACGTCGGTGCGTGGGATAACAGCCGCTTCCTGTTGCTGCCCGGACAGTCGGCCGACCCACGTTCGCCACGCTATCGCGACTTTTATCCCTATTGGCTTGCGGGCGCGATGCAGCCGCTCTGGTTCAGCGAGGCGGCGGTCGACCGCCACGCCGCCGAACGGCTGACGCTGACGCCTGCGGCCGACTGA